From the genome of Varibaculum prostatecancerukia, one region includes:
- a CDS encoding endonuclease/exonuclease/phosphatase family protein, whose amino-acid sequence MRIISANLEHGTPAEGQTLPGNRWQELAQLFAAFRPDAICLQEVDYYQLRSGFQDQTRTLATALNKETGQVWQHRFLSFFTGQTAFGLRLPVALTTSALANQHRFFQANRPLLGGYGVGILTPHPVRRWVSAKLGAAPPRIKIADPDPRTWKFYGGQTRSLLGAEIVTANGRFLLGSTHLELGVATARRQLVRSWEGLSLLAGKATPLLVGDMNLREEVSRALYPYLSFATAPTFPASEPHFQIDQLFAPPTCQILGIDTIQMPISDHRALFVELQS is encoded by the coding sequence ATGCGGATAATCAGCGCTAATCTGGAGCATGGTACCCCGGCTGAGGGGCAAACTTTGCCTGGGAATCGCTGGCAGGAGCTGGCGCAACTGTTTGCCGCTTTCCGCCCCGATGCGATCTGCTTGCAAGAAGTTGACTATTACCAGTTGCGCTCGGGGTTCCAAGACCAGACCCGCACCCTAGCCACTGCCTTGAATAAGGAAACCGGGCAGGTCTGGCAGCACCGATTCTTAAGTTTTTTCACTGGTCAAACGGCTTTCGGACTGAGATTGCCAGTGGCGTTAACTACTAGCGCCCTCGCTAATCAACACCGCTTTTTTCAAGCTAATCGACCCCTGCTGGGCGGATACGGAGTGGGGATATTAACCCCCCATCCGGTGCGCCGCTGGGTGAGCGCCAAACTGGGTGCGGCTCCCCCACGCATCAAAATTGCCGACCCAGATCCGCGCACCTGGAAATTCTATGGCGGGCAAACCCGCAGCCTGCTAGGGGCAGAAATAGTAACTGCAAATGGACGATTTTTACTGGGCAGCACCCACCTAGAGCTGGGAGTTGCTACCGCAAGACGGCAGCTAGTCCGCTCCTGGGAGGGATTGTCTTTGCTGGCGGGGAAAGCAACTCCGCTGCTGGTGGGGGATATGAATCTTCGTGAGGAGGTATCTCGCGCCCTCTACCCCTACTTGTCTTTCGCGACTGCCCCCACTTTCCCAGCTAGTGAGCCTCACTTCCAGATTGACCAGTTATTTGCTCCCCCCACTTGCCAAATCTTGGGAATAGACACTATCCAAATGCCGATCTCTGATCACCGCGCATTGTTTGTCGAATTACAGTCGTAA
- the msrB gene encoding peptide-methionine (R)-S-oxide reductase MsrB yields MSEFDPRTASETDWRNRLDANEYYVLREAGTERPGTGKHLYENRQGIYRCRGCGAELFRSDTKFDSNCGWPAFFQPEDAAVSYHRDSSHGMIRTEVRCANCGCHLGHVFEDAPDMPTGQRYCINSICLDFQAE; encoded by the coding sequence ATGAGTGAATTTGATCCCCGCACCGCCAGCGAGACAGATTGGCGAAACCGCCTGGATGCTAACGAATATTACGTTTTACGCGAGGCCGGAACCGAACGCCCAGGTACTGGGAAGCATCTCTACGAAAACCGGCAGGGGATTTACCGTTGCCGAGGCTGCGGGGCAGAGCTGTTCCGCTCCGACACCAAGTTTGATTCTAACTGCGGCTGGCCAGCTTTTTTCCAGCCCGAGGACGCCGCTGTCAGCTATCACCGCGACTCCTCGCACGGGATGATCAGGACCGAGGTTCGTTGCGCTAACTGTGGCTGCCATCTAGGACATGTTTTCGAGGACGCGCCGGATATGCCGACTGGGCAACGCTATTGTATTAACTCTATCTGCCTGGATTTTCAAGCCGAATAA
- a CDS encoding mechanosensitive ion channel family protein, with the protein MQLQPWGTSSSDQTVEKVFDWLTSLAGMGVGVVSGIVLALIATAILKLVSRRQPLTKLILNRATRAFFLTMIILGAYLGWKYTTSGLEIESSTGIGRFSHGLLVAVILAFTFLTTRICYLIEDVAVKANQEKPSRNRSKMLTQAQVIRRVLQAVVVVVGIASAILTFPSAQVAMGSMLASAGVASIVATLAAQSTLANVFAGVQMALSDALRVGDKVQVPGLDGKKELGTVEEITLTYVVLNLFDERRMIVPSTHFTQQKFENWTRKHTQQVGMVELYLDYSAPIDSIRAQVDLLLSGTELWDGRSASVDVSDMNADCQTVRISVSAVDSNDLWVLRCYLREQLIQWLVKELPWALVSRRIQPQEVRYLSRDRSDEEVHRLARKLVGENQPEKG; encoded by the coding sequence ATGCAGCTGCAACCTTGGGGAACATCTTCATCCGATCAAACTGTCGAAAAAGTATTCGACTGGTTAACTAGCCTCGCCGGTATGGGCGTGGGGGTAGTCTCTGGGATAGTGCTGGCGTTAATCGCTACTGCCATTTTGAAGCTGGTGTCCCGGCGGCAACCGCTCACGAAATTGATCCTGAACCGCGCTACCCGCGCCTTCTTCCTCACCATGATAATTTTGGGAGCCTATCTGGGCTGGAAATACACCACCTCCGGTCTAGAAATTGAAAGTTCTACCGGAATTGGGCGCTTTAGTCATGGACTGCTGGTTGCAGTAATTTTGGCGTTTACTTTCCTTACTACCCGAATCTGCTATCTGATTGAGGACGTAGCGGTCAAGGCTAACCAAGAGAAGCCCTCTCGTAACCGTTCGAAAATGCTCACCCAAGCACAGGTGATTCGGCGCGTCCTGCAAGCGGTAGTGGTCGTGGTGGGGATTGCCAGCGCGATTTTAACCTTCCCCTCTGCCCAGGTGGCAATGGGATCTATGTTGGCTTCAGCTGGGGTGGCCTCGATTGTGGCAACTTTGGCTGCTCAATCGACCTTGGCGAATGTGTTCGCCGGGGTGCAAATGGCGTTGTCAGACGCTCTGCGGGTAGGAGATAAGGTACAGGTTCCTGGTTTAGACGGGAAAAAAGAACTGGGCACGGTAGAGGAAATCACCCTCACCTACGTGGTGCTTAATCTCTTTGATGAACGCCGAATGATTGTGCCTTCTACCCATTTCACTCAACAGAAGTTCGAGAACTGGACACGCAAACACACTCAGCAGGTGGGAATGGTGGAGCTCTATCTCGACTATTCCGCACCTATCGATTCGATCCGCGCACAAGTGGATTTGCTGCTGTCGGGCACTGAACTGTGGGATGGACGCAGCGCCAGCGTCGATGTTTCCGATATGAACGCTGATTGCCAGACTGTAAGGATCTCCGTTTCTGCGGTAGACAGCAATGATTTGTGGGTATTACGGTGCTACCTGCGCGAACAGCTGATTCAGTGGTTGGTGAAAGAGCTGCCTTGGGCGCTGGTTTCCCGCCGGATTCAACCGCAAGAGGTTCGCTACCTCAGCCGTGACCGTTCCGACGAGGAAGTTCACCGCCTGGCACGCAAGTTGGTAGGCGAAAATCAGCCAGAGAAAGGCTAA